ATGCCAGAGCTGGTTGAATGGGACGGTCTCGAAAACCGTTGAGCGGGTAACTGCTCCGAGGGTTCGAATCCCTCTCTCTCCGCCAGAGAAGTTTATTTCGCCGAAAGCGGCGTTTTGCGCTATACTTGCTCCCGGTACCGTTTCGATCGTCCGGGTAGACGGGAGCGAGACGATAAGGGTGGGGATGTAGCTCAGCTGGGAGAGCACCTCGTTCGCAACGAGGGGGTCGGCGGTTCGAATCCGCTCATCTCCACCATCTGTTATATTTCCGGGATCGTGCTAGGCGGGGAGGTAGCGGTGCCCTGTACCCGCAATCCGCTATAGCGGGGCTGAATCCCCGATCAAGGGAGTGTACTTTTCGAGCGATCGATGGCGGGAAGTGGTGTTGATGGCCAGGCCCCGCGCAACAGGAACCTGCCAACTCCGTCAGGACCGGAAGGTAGCAGCGGTACGTAGTCATTCCTGTGTGCCGCGGAATAGTCTGACCGGAGTTAACCCCGCCATAAGAGCCGGGGATGCCTCTCGAAATCGGGTGCACGGTCTCTGAATCTGTTGATTGGTGGATCATCGATGGCTTATCTCGTACTTGCAAGAAAATGGCGGCCGAGAAAGTTTTCAGACGTTATCGGCCAGGATCATGTCACTGTCACTCTGAAAAAAGCGGTGGAGAAGGAGAGGCTGGCCCACGCCTACCTCTTTTCCGGCCCGAGGGGATGCGGCAAGACCTCGACGGCAAGACTTCTCGCGAAGGTGATCAATTGCGAGGACCGGCAGGGCAATGAACCCTGTGATGAATGTTCCTCGTGCAGGGCGGTAAACGAGGGATCTCATCTCGATATGATAGAGATCGATGGCGCTTCGAACAGGGGAATAGATGAAATAAGGGACCTGAGAGAAAAGATCGGGTATGCTCCCTCCCAGAGTATTTCCAAGATATATATCATAGATGAAGTCCACATGCTCACTCCCCAGGCGTTCAACGCCCTGTTGAAGACTCTGGAGGAACCTCCCAGGCATGTATACCTGATATTCGCCACGACCGAGCCGCACAAGGTGCCGGCGACGATACTTTCAAGATGCCAGAGGTTTAATTTTAAAAGGCTTGAGACAGCCGAGTTGACAGGCCAGCTGGAGAGGATATGCGCCGCGGAGAAGATAAGTGCCGATCCGGAAGCGCTTCTTCTTATATCCCGCCGGGCGGATGGCAGCATGAGGGACGCCGAGAGCCTTCTTGACCAGTGTATATCGGCGCATGATGAAAAGATCGACCTCGAGATCGTGCGAAGAGTGCTCGGGCTGGTCGATTCGGGGATCATAACGAGCCTTCTCTCGGCTATCAGCCAGAGAGACAGGAAGGATGCTTTCGGTATCATCGAAGCGGTCACCTCATCGGGGCTCGACCTCGAAGAGTTCTTCCTGGCATATCTCGAGGGCTTGCGGAATATGATAATACTAAGCGTCGATGACGATTCGCCGCTCTGGCTTGACCTCACCCCGGACGAGATATCTCAGCTGCGCAAAGTGGCAGGCATCTTCAGGACAGAGGACATTCTCTTTCTGTTCAGGTCGGCAAGCCGGGCGTTCAGGGAGATGAAAAACTCCAGTCAGCCGAGATACCTTCTCGAAGCAGCGATCGCCGAAGCGGCATCCTGGGAATCATCAGTGGAGATATCGGAACTGATCAGAAAGATAGAGGAGAGCGGCACCGGGAATTCATCCTCTCCGGGCAGCCGCGCGGCCGGGAAAAAGAGATCAGCGGCTCCTTCGAACGAATATGATACCGCCGGAAAATTCGGAGGGGATGCGGACAGGTCGACTGCCAGCGCCTTTCTGAAAAAGGATGATGCAGGTACCGGTGGTGTTGGGGGAGGCGGCCCGGAGGGTAAAGTATACGCCACTTTCGACGACAGGAGGGCGACAGATGGCGGATCGGAAGAAAAAGCGCTTTCCGACCTTGGAGGAAAGGAGCAGTGGGAGAGATTCCTCGCTCAGATCAGAGAGGCGAAACTGACGCTCGGTATCTGGCTGATGTCGGCAAGGGTAGAAGCGGTCGAGGGGGAAAAGATCTATCTTTCTTTCAATTCCCAGAACCGGTTCGCTTCTGAAATGGTTCATGAGGCTAAAAACAAACGCTATATCGAGTCGCATCTTGAAAGGTTCTATGGCAGAAAATTTGTCATTGATGGGCGTAAAATCGAAAAAACTGGCGATGTGGCGGAAAGACCTGAAAAGAAAAAAACGAAAAAAGTAAAAAATCCCGTACCGGCCGACAAGGATCTTGAGGATCTTTTTGAAAGAGCTCCGATGGTCAAGAGGATCGTTGAGGAGTTCAACGGGGATATCTATAAGGAATAAAAGGAGAAGATCGTAATGAAGGATATTGGAAAACTACTGAAACAGGCGCAACAGGTCCAGACGAAAATGGCTGAGAT
Above is a window of Candidatus Krumholzibacteriota bacterium DNA encoding:
- the dnaX gene encoding DNA polymerase III subunit gamma/tau; amino-acid sequence: MAYLVLARKWRPRKFSDVIGQDHVTVTLKKAVEKERLAHAYLFSGPRGCGKTSTARLLAKVINCEDRQGNEPCDECSSCRAVNEGSHLDMIEIDGASNRGIDEIRDLREKIGYAPSQSISKIYIIDEVHMLTPQAFNALLKTLEEPPRHVYLIFATTEPHKVPATILSRCQRFNFKRLETAELTGQLERICAAEKISADPEALLLISRRADGSMRDAESLLDQCISAHDEKIDLEIVRRVLGLVDSGIITSLLSAISQRDRKDAFGIIEAVTSSGLDLEEFFLAYLEGLRNMIILSVDDDSPLWLDLTPDEISQLRKVAGIFRTEDILFLFRSASRAFREMKNSSQPRYLLEAAIAEAASWESSVEISELIRKIEESGTGNSSSPGSRAAGKKRSAAPSNEYDTAGKFGGDADRSTASAFLKKDDAGTGGVGGGGPEGKVYATFDDRRATDGGSEEKALSDLGGKEQWERFLAQIREAKLTLGIWLMSARVEAVEGEKIYLSFNSQNRFASEMVHEAKNKRYIESHLERFYGRKFVIDGRKIEKTGDVAERPEKKKTKKVKNPVPADKDLEDLFERAPMVKRIVEEFNGDIYKE